The genomic DNA TTCACCTTTTTCGACCATGTCGTCAAGATCACGATTCGTTGCCGCCACAAGCCGAAAATTACTGGTCTGCTCTCTCGTATCACCCACGGGGCGAAATGAACGTTCCTGCAAGACACGTAAAAACGCCTTCTGAATGGAAAGCGGCATTTCTCCCACTTCGTCGAGAAAAAGCGTACCGCCATCAGCAACCTTGACGAGACCGATACGATCGTTCTGCGCCCCGGTAAAGGCCCCCTTGCGATGACCAAAGAGAGTCGATTCCACGAGAGTTTCAGTCAATCCGGCGCAATCCACGACAACGAACTCGCCGGACTTCCTATTGGAATTAGAATGAATTGTCGAGGCAAATAATTCCTTTCCCGTCCCGGTCTCACCGGTAATCAACACATTGGAATCCGAACGGGCGGCCTGTTCCAGAAGCTGGAGACTCGCCCGGATACCGGAACTCTCCCCGACCACACTGGTTACGTCCAATGAACTTTCAGCGGCTTTGCCAGCCTTTTCCTCGCGATATTTGAGCGCGCGGCCAAGAGTCAGGGAAATCTCACGTACGCTAGACGGTTTGAGCAGATAGTCCCACACGCCGCCCTGAATGGCGAGTTCAGCACCATCGGGATCCCCCTTGCCGGTCAGGATTATCACCTCCGGCGGAGCGGGAAGCTCCATCAGTTCCGGCAGAATATTCAGCCCGTTGCCGTCAGGCAGGCTCACATCCAGAAAAACGACATCATACGAATGCTGTCTGGCGAGCTTCAAGCCCTCATCCAGACTGTGCGCCGCATCACACCCATGGGTCAGCCGGGTAATCAGGCTTTCCATGGTCTCGCAGATCTCGAAATCATCATCTATTATCAGTATCTGAGCCACGGGTATTCCTCTTTGTTCAGGTAACTATTCAATATCCAGCACACTGGTGATAACAGCAGTCAAATCGTTCTTGTCGTAGGGCTTGATAACGACCTGACGGATATTGGGCAAGCTCGCAGCGGCCATGGCCGCATCTTCACGGCCGGAAACAAGCACCACAGGCAGCTTGGGCGCCACGCCCGCCACCAATCGGGCAAACTCGGTACCGCTCATACCGGGCATATCATAATCAGTGATAATGAGATCAAACAGACCGGGATTCCCCGCCACAATCCGTGACGCCCTTTCCGGATCACGCTCTGCCGTCACTTCATACCCCATGACCTTCAAAAGGCGGGGAGTGGTCAGCAACTGG from uncultured Pseudodesulfovibrio sp. includes the following:
- a CDS encoding sigma-54 dependent transcriptional regulator translates to MAQILIIDDDFEICETMESLITRLTHGCDAAHSLDEGLKLARQHSYDVVFLDVSLPDGNGLNILPELMELPAPPEVIILTGKGDPDGAELAIQGGVWDYLLKPSSVREISLTLGRALKYREEKAGKAAESSLDVTSVVGESSGIRASLQLLEQAARSDSNVLITGETGTGKELFASTIHSNSNRKSGEFVVVDCAGLTETLVESTLFGHRKGAFTGAQNDRIGLVKVADGGTLFLDEVGEMPLSIQKAFLRVLQERSFRPVGDTREQTSNFRLVAATNRDLDDMVEKGEFRSDLLFRIKTMRIHLPPLAQRTADIRSLAKFHIDRLCKQYGMEEKAYGSDFFSILESYSWPGNVRELFNILERALVAAGNEKTLYTMHLPRTLRISVAKAQIKNMTGSEVVAEGRDPSDSIGVRRLGQGIFEDIFDEDLPSLRDFKGTAEKVYLGELIRQCDGDLPKILKASKLSRSHFYSLLKKYGLSL